In the Salvia miltiorrhiza cultivar Shanhuang (shh) chromosome 8, IMPLAD_Smil_shh, whole genome shotgun sequence genome, ACAGAGCACTAGAGGCTTCATACAAAGACGAATGAGAATGCGGCTCGATAAGCTAGTTGAGGTAACTGAAAACAAGgttcaatttttgttttccGATGGAGGTTATATATAAGTCAAGTGAATTGTGTTTGTGTTGCAGCCGCTGCATGATGTGGAAATGGAAGAAGATGCTCAAGTGATGAAAAAGAAGAGCCGACATAAGACAGGTACTAACTACAACGGTTAATGTAGTTTGAGCATTTTGTTTGGTGAAGGAAGATGAAGAATACTGTTGCATGATGCAGGGTGTACGAATGCACGGAAATGGATAAGGGCTTCGAAAAGGAAGATTCTTGAAAGGAATGAGGAGTTGGGTAATAAAATGAAGCGAATTCGTTGGAGAATCAAGATCCATGGCTTCACCCGTTTTCGTAGGAAATGGCTAAGAATGCCCAACTTCTCTCCGGTTACGACCTATATGAAGCTGGAATAATTTTTTACATTTCAATCTCAAATTTGCTTTGCTACCTCTATCAAATAAATCATCTTAATTACAGGATTCTTCTAAGAATTGGATTTCCATGTTTTTGTCAAAATCGCATTTTTCTAGATTTAAGGAAATACAGATAGCATTAACTATTAATCCTTGTAATGAGGGGGTGAATATAAAGACTTAAAAGTTTAAAATCTTGAAACAGCTAGCAAAATAGAAAATTTCTGATATACGGCTTGAATTTTCTTTACAATTCTTTGGAAAGATCGAATCTAGCTACCAAAGGTTGACTATTCTGATTCGAATTAATTCCACTAAACCAACATTTTTGGCATACCAGAACGTATCTAGTCAAAGTCGGCCACAGAGAATTCCATGGAAAGCATTAGATTGCATGCCACCTACTTCTTCTCCATTTTTGTAATTTAAGGATCTTTTAAAACATTCTTGAAAATAAATGTTTTGTAGTGTAAGGATTTAGAGATTTCaccttaaaaataaaatttaacctTTTGACGTCCAGAATAATCTCATAAATCATACTGGGTGGGACCACTGAACGGAAACGACCAGTAAAATTGAAGACAAAGATCCCCAGTTGGCTGGGGAACGGGAACCGTACAGAAAATCCTAATTCAGCTgaaaaagagaaataaaaagaaaaataaaaaaagaaaatccaaGCCCACCAGATTTGTGTGGCTCTCAGCGCGCCTCCTCATCTCAAAATTTTCTGAACCAAACTCCGCAGGTTCACACGAAAAAGCCTCAAATATTTATAAGACAGAAATCATTAAAAAAGTAACGAAAAATCTCCAACACAAACTTCTGAAAAACCTCCAAGATTTGCTTCTCCTCCAGCACTAGGACTCGGCTGGACTAGCTCATCCTTCATCAATGGCTGCTACCTCAGTTTCTGCTTCTGCTTTTCTTGGGAGCTGGGGCACCTGTGACGACCACGCCATGCTGCAGGCCAAGGTGGCCGCGCCGCCACAACTCAGGGTGGCAGTTAGGCCGCGGCCCATGATGGGGAGTGGAAAGGGCGGCATCTTTGCTCCGGCCGTCGTCATCACAAGAAACATCATTGGAAAGAAGAGATTCAACCAGCTTCGAGGCAAGGCCATTGCTCTTCACTCACAGGTAACAAAATCCCAAGATTTCCTTTTTACTCGAAAACATTTACACACACAACTTACAAACCAACGCTGCGGTGTTCAGGTGATAACGGAGTTCTGCAAATCGATAGGAGCGGACAACAAGCAACGGCAGGGGCTGATTCGACTGGCCAAGAAAAATGGAGAGTGGCTTGGTTTTCTTGCTTGATGAAAGAATGTTTCTTGCCTACGATTAATCAATGTATTCGCTTTCATATACCAAATGTGTAGTGTGTATTCATAAACAGCCCAGATACAATCTCTGAATACCTCTATTTCGTTTGCTCTTTCATGTTTAGATTGGATACTAGATGAATGAGCTCTTACATTTTGCTAATATTCAAAACTTATAGAAAAAAGTTTTACAACAATCTTCTGATAAAAAGACAAGACATGTAGAATGAGATTTCACAGGTAATATGATTCAATAAGGCATATATCAATTCAAAATATAACAGATAGACTGAGAGACAAAACACCAGTAATTCACTCGGAAGAGAAGATAGGTTTGGGAACTCAATCAGAAGCATGCTTCGACAACATTATAGGCTCTTGCTTCACACTTGATATCGACTTCTTGGCGCTCTACTTTCTCTTCTCGAATCATCCTGTAGTCACCCACAAAATACTAAAACATTAAGAAAAGGAGGTATCCAAGTGTACAATACATAGAAAGAGCGATAATACGTACATGAAAGCCATAGGAGATCTTGTCAGTGATATCAATCACCTCCTTCCACTTCCGTCCAATGCCCATCTGCATAGCAAAGATGAAAAGATTTATTAATAAATGCCAAACGGCCTGCAGCTAGTAAAATTGTTAAGGCTGAATACATTACTACTCCAACAGTTCTGCTAGCAATTCtaattctaataataataattcagtTACAGTTGTTAATTGTAAGCCAGAAAAGTTGAAGATTATCCTTGATGTCCAACAACACGGACATAAAGGGTGAATGACTGCTAAACCAAATTGATTATATGGAGTTGCAATTTCCTGAAGCACTGACTGATATGCTGGCGGTTGCTCTTTCAGATTATTACATGTCTCTTAATGGATTAAAGGGTTATCATTTGAAGTTTCATAAGCTCTCCACAAACTTATCACCTTTGAGTACTTGTCTCTTCTATCATACTAAACTATCCCTAGTACAGAATATTGCTAACATGATGCAACAAATGGTCAATATAACATTATGAGATTTTGCTCATCCTATGATGATGAATTCTGTTCTCTTTATTATCCAAAAGACTAAAACCAATGTATGAGTaaaagcgcagactgatggacAAGATTAGATATCTAAAGGAAATACCTGAGCTGCTTCATTGGCTGCAGTCTTGGTCCATAATGAGAGTTTATCTTGTTTTTGGCGCACACTGGCAACCACTCCACATATCTCATCGGCATCATCAAACTGCTCTCCAATTAGAGCCATTAACTAACAAACAAAACCACAGAAGCAAATGTCAAATTCAAAACACCATCCATCATTGATTACAACATCATAGCCTTTTGAGCTTATAAACATTCAGGACCAACTAATGTTCTGTAAGGTTCCCCAAGGGAATACACATCCAAACTTTTTTTTGCGAGGCAACAGCTTGGGCCAAAATACACCCAGCCCTCTAAAGAAAACTTGGGAATACattagtaaaaatatttatgGCTTGGGCACGATGAATTGTATTGAGTAAGTCATTTTCTGAGAGGGTTGGGTGTGAGAGTGACAAAATGTTGTAGTATCTTCAACATAGTACATTCTCTGTCCTTGCATGTCAAGCCAAATAAATTTGTCCTTCAGATTTTCAAGTTCATCAATCACTCAGTTTGTGACATATTGTTAGGTCTACTTGTAACAGACGCAGTAACCAGAAGTGAAGGGTAAGGATTTCTTACAGTTTGCAACCACATGTTGTCCAGATCAGACTTTTTGTTGCTAGTCACAGTCCACTTGCCCCCATTAGCACACTCGGGGTCTTCCCATTTTGGCTCCACTCCAGCTTTGAATAAGTGAAAATCAGCATTTGCAGGGAACTTGCTGGGTCTAAATATCTGATCATATAAACtgcaaaaaaagaagaaaaaaaatcaacattttACTTTGCAAGTGATAACAAGTCAATATGGATCCCCCTTTTTGCAAATGACACGAGGATACTACAGACTCCAATTATAATAGGTACTTTACACCATAATGAAATTCCCTGGTTAGGCACAATCTTATTACAGCTAATGTTGTACTAGAAAAAGCTTAGTTTTATGTTGTCGCTTTCACAGGAACCTAACCAAGTTAAATGAGAATGAAACAAAGCTTGAGAAATCCAACGGTTGGCTAAACTTGGTTAAGGTACACTCCTAAGGATTTTTTGTGCTCCTTTCCAAACAGAATTTCAGAATTATATTTACATCATAATACTACGATATAGTCTAATAAATCTTAGGACTTCATACCGATGTTGAACACAGTTCCTCTAAGTGAAGAGAGAATGTTATATTATGCATCCTTGCAGAAGTCACTTGACTAGTTTGAGAAGGATTAGTAATAATTTGATGTATTTATGCTtttaatatcaataaaataagaaagaacCAAAATTTTAGGTACCAAATCATAAGAACCATGACAAGGAGATCCAAGTAAAGATTAAACCACGGGAAACCCTCCACACTCAAATGTCAAATCTTAACTTATGCTTCATAGAAGCAAATATAACTTTCAATTTGAGTTCCTTTTCAGAGCCAATACTTGCAACTCTAAAACTCAAGAATCGCAGTCACAACCAAAATCCACAGTAAAAGCAATCAACTTCCAACGCATAAttagaaaataaacaaataacaaGACGAAAGAGATGTACAAACAGGCGAGCACAGAGTACAACAGGGAGAACATCAAATATAGAAGTAACCTCTAGAATCTAGGTAAAATggagaaaataaattgaagcAAATAAAGCAACAAACTTGTTCATCAAATCAGATATTTGGAGCTCTTAATCGTTACGTACCACCAGAATTCTTCGACGGTGTCGAAAGTATATCCCTTGCGAAGAGAAGAGCCCCAGGCGGCGCCGCCCTGCTTGGGCTTGGATTGGTTGTCGAACCAAAATGTCCACTTCCTCTCGAGCTTGTGTGGCTGCTTCTCCGCCGCGGGCGGCGCCTCGGCCGGGAGTTCTGGTATTGCAGCCGCCACCTCAGATGCCATTTGACCAAATCAAATCACCGAAAAAAAAGGGTTGGGAAAGAAAGGAGTGAAGAGAGATATTTGTGTGGGGTTTCAAGGGTAGAGACTAGAGAGCCCCAGTTGACCGTGGTTAGATTTGAGTTAGCTTCTAATTGGAGTTTGGTTTATCAACCTAGTCTCTTAACCAAatgtagggatgtcaaaaaagcccgaaatcGACGGGTCGatccgaatagaccgataaaaaaatgggtaagggctgaaaatttttagcccgaatgatccgaaccgaaaatagtccgagcccgatagggatggcccgaaaaccgagtgggttggcccgattaatcgaacactttcttaataattgatttctaaactttaatactttactttttaatttgataataacattttgatgcttgtataatatgttttgattttttctaacgattaataataaatatttatgatataaaagtaaagatagtaattaatgttatatctatatacaatttttatcgaAAACAaagttaaatttaaatattatgtaaatttacattaaaataacactaattttttttttatctaaaataaggcgaaatattttgatttaaaaaacacaacatatttttattacaataatatgattatccatataaaaagtttatacatataaaaaaatcgtacatttgtgggcccgaacgggctagcccgaaaccgagtgggttagggttagggtcgaaaaattttagcccgaaaaataaaaaaaccgactagcccgaaccgaaaataacccgaaaccgaatgggttggcccgaaaccgagtgggttggcccgattgacatccctaaggTCCAAATGCTTATTCAATATTAgtctctatttttttatataaaaaatatagtaaatggataaaatgaaaattgtttaaaaaaacaaaataaaaaatattttcaatttttatatcgTGAAAATCTACGATGTAATTATTACTTTATTGATGATGAATTTcatttctttgaatttgttattaTTCTTAATGAGTTCATCATGTTTAATAGAGAACTCATTATGTGTTACAATTgactatttatattttaaaataaattaataaggttaattgcatataaattattgaattttcaacaaattctcattttgcacataaactttagaatctttattaaaattactcaatttttttttcttttatatttgcCCATTTTTCATCTTAGTTACATGGCATAAATATATTTGTTTGGCATGAATATATTTGCGTAACATAAATATGATCGTGTGGAAAAATATAACTAAAGCCGTATTGTATAGAGTGGATGGAAACGATGTTGTTTCAGGCCGAAAAATAGGCAAATttgcaaaatgagaaaataaaataatagttgaataattttaaagtttatgtgcaaaatgagaatttgttgaaagttcatcACTAATATACATGCAATTAGATCAAATTTATAATCTAACTGATCTAccctataaatat is a window encoding:
- the LOC131001232 gene encoding protein PROTON GRADIENT REGULATION 5, chloroplastic; this encodes MAATSVSASAFLGSWGTCDDHAMLQAKVAAPPQLRVAVRPRPMMGSGKGGIFAPAVVITRNIIGKKRFNQLRGKAIALHSQVITEFCKSIGADNKQRQGLIRLAKKNGEWLGFLA
- the LOC131001231 gene encoding eukaryotic translation initiation factor isoform X2, with the protein product MASEVAAAIPELPAEAPPAAEKQPHKLERKWTFWFDNQSKPKQGGAAWGSSLRKGYTFDTVEEFWCLYDQIFRPSKFPANADFHLFKAGVEPKWEDPECANGGKWTVTSNKKSDLDNMWLQTLMALIGEQFDDADEICGVVASVRQKQDKLSLWTKTAANEAAQMGIGRKWKEVIDITDKISYGFHDDSRRESRAPRSRYQV
- the LOC131001231 gene encoding eukaryotic translation initiation factor isoform X1; this translates as MASEVAAAIPELPAEAPPAAEKQPHKLERKWTFWFDNQSKPKQGGAAWGSSLRKGYTFDTVEEFWCLYDQIFRPSKFPANADFHLFKAGVEPKWEDPECANGGKWTVTSNKKSDLDNMWLQTLMALIGEQFDDADEICGVVASVRQKQDKLSLWTKTAANEAAQMGIGRKWKEVIDITDKISYGFHVRIIALSMYCTLGYLLFLMF